In Streptomyces sp. NBC_01707, a genomic segment contains:
- a CDS encoding FUSC family protein has protein sequence MQAPGHIRRGQPLAWLRTHDPELAATRRAARTALVMPTLFAFCSQVLHSPTMATFAAFGTFSMLLLVEFTGPMVQRLRAHLGLTMAWVVLICLSTLVADRTWLAVVTTVVVGFLVLFSGVVSSVLAEATTALLLAFVLPVATPAPLSQLPERLAGAGLAAVGAMLAISLLWPRPATDPLGPHAARVCRTAAAQLRADADRPAGEPDEAGVRRCKDTADQAVAAAADLRTAFDATPYRPTGLSTSSRALVRLVDELTWLSTIVAESSPPHSGRPTCDPEAHAVRQGAAAVLDQAADLLDVPYGAPDALRTASGDLREAMTAMERSATTRLPMNLPGSGAKWEPRAFIATLDLSFRAQELGFATIQIARNVDLAAAAERRSWPDRLLGREPGALARPLASARERAAAHLRPNSVWLHNSLRGAVGLGIAVALADLTSVQHSFWVLVGTLSVLRSNALNTGQNAVRALGGTIAGSLIGAGLLHLIGHHGTLLWLLLPLAVLIAGIAPSAISFAAGQAAFTITLVIMFNIDQNPDWHIALLRIQEIGIGCAVSVLVGLFFWPRGAAAAVNQALAEAYTDSARYLAGAVDYAVSRCNSGPAPADAPLQERRQAAASARRLDDAFRSYLAERGPKHVPLADMTALVTGVVGLRLAADAVLGLWQRGSEQRTEADRTEARLVLLDIAGRVSGWYRDLAAGLGRNTSLPDPLPRSPAAEARLVHSLRHDLRDENGPAAATAVRIIWTADHLNAARRLQPALAAAARPGSPS, from the coding sequence ATGCAGGCACCTGGCCACATCCGGCGCGGGCAGCCCCTCGCATGGTTGCGTACCCACGATCCGGAGTTGGCCGCCACCCGCAGAGCCGCACGCACTGCACTGGTGATGCCGACGCTGTTCGCCTTCTGCAGTCAGGTGCTCCACTCGCCGACGATGGCGACCTTCGCAGCCTTCGGCACGTTCTCGATGCTGCTGCTGGTGGAGTTCACCGGCCCGATGGTGCAGCGGCTGCGCGCTCACCTGGGTCTCACGATGGCGTGGGTGGTGCTCATCTGCCTCAGCACGCTCGTGGCCGACAGGACCTGGCTCGCGGTCGTCACCACCGTCGTGGTCGGCTTCCTGGTGCTCTTCTCCGGCGTGGTCAGCTCCGTCCTCGCGGAGGCGACGACCGCTCTGCTGTTGGCCTTCGTCCTGCCGGTGGCCACACCCGCACCACTGTCCCAGCTGCCCGAGCGACTCGCCGGAGCGGGCCTTGCGGCGGTCGGCGCCATGCTCGCGATCTCCCTCCTGTGGCCCCGGCCCGCCACCGATCCGCTCGGTCCGCACGCCGCCCGGGTCTGCCGGACCGCCGCGGCACAACTACGCGCCGACGCCGACCGGCCGGCCGGAGAGCCTGACGAAGCGGGGGTCCGGCGGTGCAAGGACACCGCCGATCAGGCCGTCGCAGCGGCAGCCGATCTCCGTACCGCCTTCGACGCCACCCCCTATCGGCCCACCGGGCTGTCCACCAGCTCCCGCGCCCTGGTCCGCCTGGTCGACGAACTCACCTGGCTGAGCACCATCGTGGCCGAGAGCAGTCCCCCGCACAGCGGTCGCCCGACCTGCGATCCCGAGGCACACGCCGTTCGACAGGGTGCCGCCGCGGTGCTCGACCAGGCGGCCGACCTGCTCGACGTACCGTACGGCGCACCCGACGCGCTCCGAACCGCCTCCGGCGACCTGCGCGAGGCCATGACCGCCATGGAACGCAGCGCGACCACCCGACTGCCCATGAACCTGCCCGGGTCCGGCGCGAAGTGGGAGCCCCGCGCCTTCATCGCAACCCTGGACCTGTCATTCCGGGCCCAGGAACTGGGTTTCGCAACCATCCAGATCGCAAGAAACGTGGACCTGGCAGCGGCGGCCGAACGACGCAGCTGGCCGGATCGGCTGCTCGGCCGCGAGCCCGGCGCCCTGGCTCGACCACTGGCCTCGGCCCGCGAGCGGGCAGCCGCGCATCTCCGACCGAACTCGGTCTGGCTGCACAACAGCCTCCGGGGAGCGGTCGGCCTGGGCATCGCGGTCGCCCTCGCCGACCTGACGAGCGTTCAGCATTCGTTCTGGGTACTTGTGGGGACCCTCTCCGTGCTGCGTTCGAACGCGCTCAACACCGGGCAGAACGCGGTCCGCGCGTTGGGCGGCACGATCGCGGGTTCGCTCATCGGGGCCGGACTGCTGCATCTCATCGGCCACCACGGCACCCTGCTCTGGTTGCTGCTGCCGCTCGCCGTACTGATCGCCGGCATCGCCCCCTCAGCCATTTCCTTCGCGGCCGGCCAGGCGGCTTTCACCATCACCCTGGTGATCATGTTCAACATCGACCAGAACCCGGACTGGCACATCGCGCTGCTGCGGATCCAGGAAATCGGCATCGGCTGTGCGGTAAGCGTCCTGGTGGGTCTGTTCTTCTGGCCGCGCGGCGCTGCCGCAGCCGTCAACCAGGCCCTCGCCGAGGCGTACACGGACAGCGCCCGGTATCTGGCCGGGGCGGTGGACTACGCGGTCAGCCGCTGCAATTCCGGGCCTGCACCGGCCGACGCCCCGCTGCAGGAGAGACGCCAGGCGGCGGCTTCCGCCCGAAGACTCGACGACGCCTTCCGCAGCTACCTCGCCGAACGCGGTCCGAAACATGTGCCGCTGGCGGACATGACCGCTCTGGTCACCGGCGTCGTCGGACTGCGCCTCGCCGCCGACGCCGTGCTCGGGCTGTGGCAACGCGGCAGCGAACAGCGCACCGAAGCGGACCGGACCGAAGCCCGCCTCGTACTGCTGGACATCGCGGGTCGGGTGTCCGGCTGGTACCGCGACCTGGCGGCCGGCCTCGGCCGCAACACCTCGCTCCCGGATCCGCTGCCGCGCAGTCCTGCCGCCGAGGCTCGCCTGGTCCACTCCCTCCGCCACGACCTGCGTGACGAGAACGGGCCGGCCGCGGCCACGGCCGTACGCATCATCTGGACGGCCGACCACCTCAACGCCGCCCGCCGCCTCCAGCCGGCACTGGCAGCGGCGGCGAGGCCGGGCAGTCCGTCCTGA
- a CDS encoding NAD-dependent epimerase/dehydratase family protein: protein MRIIGSGFLARNLAGQPGVHPGVTIYAAGPSGGDVSDADAFARDAERLYATVAECRADGGRLVYLSTSSVGLYGRPGPLLRESGPVFPCSAYGRHKLAMEAVVRASGVDHLILRLAYPVGPHQPPHQVVPALVAQVRTGRVGIRRGARRDLVDVAHVAAIVDSLLTTGAASEVVNVASGTAVPVERIVAHIADRLGLRPVSTVVDVPEEAEIGIDRLRALVPEVVGYGFGPEYYRDVLDRYLPVAEAVGR from the coding sequence ATGAGGATCATTGGTTCAGGGTTCCTCGCCCGGAACTTGGCCGGTCAGCCGGGTGTGCATCCGGGCGTCACGATCTACGCCGCCGGGCCGTCGGGTGGCGACGTCAGTGACGCCGATGCCTTCGCGCGGGACGCGGAGCGGTTGTACGCCACCGTGGCGGAGTGCCGTGCCGACGGGGGCCGGTTGGTCTACCTGTCGACGTCGTCGGTCGGGCTCTACGGGCGGCCGGGGCCGCTCCTTCGCGAGTCCGGGCCGGTGTTCCCGTGCTCCGCGTACGGGCGGCACAAACTCGCCATGGAGGCGGTCGTCCGGGCGAGCGGCGTGGATCACCTGATCCTGCGGCTCGCCTACCCTGTGGGCCCGCACCAGCCACCGCACCAAGTCGTTCCTGCGCTCGTCGCCCAGGTCCGCACCGGCCGGGTGGGGATCCGGCGGGGCGCCCGTCGCGATCTGGTGGACGTCGCACACGTCGCCGCCATCGTCGATTCCCTGCTGACGACGGGAGCGGCGAGCGAGGTGGTGAACGTGGCCTCCGGGACGGCCGTTCCGGTCGAGCGGATAGTTGCGCACATCGCCGACCGGCTCGGTCTGCGGCCGGTCTCGACGGTCGTGGACGTACCGGAGGAGGCCGAGATCGGCATCGACCGGCTGCGCGCGCTGGTACCCGAGGTGGTCGGCTACGGCTTCGGCCCCGAGTACTACCGGGACGTGCTGGACCGCTACCTGCCCGTGGCCGAGGCGGTGGGCCGGTGA
- a CDS encoding glycosyltransferase family A protein, whose amino-acid sequence MTVRVGVVIAAMNSVEYLDQALGSLATQTVPVDEIVVVDDSSDDNTAAHARRWTSVLPLRVIGTGRRTGIWGGRRAGIAELTTDLVMQLDADDMFAPHHVEVMCEAYTRRPGLVSPRPLTWTGRGPWQQADYPKARFPLPGDQLAQLLCTNYVLVGAMYPRKLYEEIGGYRRTRYGEDWDLWLRLVAAGAMVSKPDEATYVYRVRAASYSSLFDKDVAQTEVLTRFLSACDSPVYRRVAKLALLQRIGPAFTEGLEARPVTAAQELILAEAGLSPERVRAAHADPELGLVVRVGTGAGTDGGEHIAVLGSAPERLVLAGPVCAGGRVEADLIEDETLRRDRSSLRDILR is encoded by the coding sequence GTGACCGTCCGCGTGGGTGTCGTCATCGCCGCGATGAACTCCGTCGAGTACCTCGACCAGGCACTCGGGTCCCTCGCCACGCAGACCGTTCCGGTCGACGAGATCGTGGTGGTCGACGACTCTTCCGACGACAACACCGCCGCGCACGCCCGCCGTTGGACCTCGGTCCTGCCGCTGCGGGTGATCGGTACCGGTCGGCGGACGGGCATCTGGGGCGGTCGGCGGGCCGGGATCGCGGAGCTCACCACGGATCTGGTCATGCAGCTCGACGCCGACGACATGTTCGCCCCGCACCACGTCGAGGTGATGTGTGAGGCGTACACCCGTCGCCCGGGTCTGGTCAGCCCCCGCCCGCTCACCTGGACCGGACGGGGACCGTGGCAGCAGGCCGACTACCCGAAGGCACGGTTCCCGCTGCCCGGCGACCAGCTCGCCCAGCTCCTGTGTACCAACTACGTGCTCGTCGGCGCGATGTACCCGAGGAAGCTGTACGAGGAGATCGGAGGCTACCGGCGGACGCGGTACGGCGAGGACTGGGATCTGTGGCTGCGGCTGGTGGCGGCCGGCGCGATGGTGTCCAAGCCGGACGAGGCGACCTACGTCTACCGGGTGCGAGCGGCCAGCTACTCGTCACTGTTCGACAAGGATGTCGCGCAGACCGAGGTGCTGACCCGATTCCTCAGCGCATGCGACTCCCCGGTGTACCGCCGCGTCGCGAAGCTCGCGCTGCTGCAACGCATCGGCCCCGCGTTCACCGAAGGACTGGAGGCCCGGCCGGTCACGGCGGCCCAGGAGCTGATCCTCGCCGAGGCGGGACTGAGCCCGGAGCGAGTGCGGGCCGCGCACGCCGATCCAGAACTCGGGCTCGTCGTGCGGGTCGGCACGGGTGCCGGCACGGACGGCGGCGAGCACATCGCCGTGCTCGGCAGTGCGCCGGAGCGGCTCGTGCTCGCCGGTCCGGTCTGTGCCGGCGGCCGGGTCGAGGCCGACCTCATCGAGGACGAGACGCTGCGCCGGGACCGTTCGTCCCTGCGGGACATCCTCCGGTGA
- a CDS encoding condensation domain-containing protein yields the protein MTLLSFDGLRTARGPLTLGQRIVLESLSQRSADADYTYNIDRVVPVPPGADLDAVCDAVHALVCRHETLRTRFPGGSREQVVDGAGTLAVRACYSIADARAALATDPFDVATEWGIRVAVVSRRDRPRSVVLCLSHLAVDAWAANLVVDDLNSLLRAPGRTRATTARQPVEQAEVEAAPDSVTRQADALAHVRQVLLTAPTEPPGATPDPDAWHLGELRSAIVDPAARTVAARCRTTAAVVYLAAAAVALGAGRHVLKTISHNRQTPAEMACVAPFAMDMFVPVEVSGETFDAVVTRTWEDYRRAARHSRYDPAAVRPLVAEITADRGTRPDLSVLVNDLRASARPRLATATSPVASTFRWGEPFRLPGLTRYLAITDDADAVTLSLLANGAALPHERLPAFLRRLEGLIVAAADGDTIVGTRSGW from the coding sequence ATGACCCTGCTGAGCTTCGACGGTCTGCGCACCGCGCGGGGCCCGCTCACCCTTGGGCAGCGGATCGTCCTCGAGAGCCTGTCCCAGCGCAGCGCCGACGCCGACTACACCTACAACATCGACCGGGTGGTGCCGGTGCCGCCCGGCGCGGACCTCGATGCCGTGTGCGACGCCGTGCATGCCCTCGTGTGCCGGCACGAGACGCTGCGGACGCGCTTTCCCGGCGGCTCACGGGAGCAGGTCGTGGACGGCGCGGGTACGCTCGCGGTGCGGGCGTGCTACAGCATCGCGGACGCGCGTGCCGCACTGGCCACCGACCCGTTCGACGTCGCGACCGAGTGGGGGATCCGCGTCGCCGTGGTGTCCCGGCGCGACCGGCCGCGCTCCGTGGTCCTGTGCCTGTCTCACCTGGCCGTGGACGCGTGGGCGGCCAACCTCGTCGTCGACGACCTGAATTCGTTGCTGCGTGCACCCGGGCGGACCCGCGCGACAACGGCCAGGCAGCCGGTGGAGCAGGCCGAGGTGGAGGCGGCGCCGGACAGCGTCACGCGGCAGGCGGATGCGCTGGCGCACGTGCGACAGGTACTGCTGACGGCGCCGACCGAGCCGCCCGGCGCGACCCCCGACCCGGACGCGTGGCACCTGGGCGAGCTCCGCTCCGCCATCGTCGACCCGGCTGCGCGGACGGTGGCGGCACGCTGCCGCACCACGGCGGCGGTTGTGTACCTGGCGGCGGCCGCGGTGGCCCTGGGCGCCGGGCGGCACGTGCTCAAGACGATCAGTCACAACCGGCAGACACCGGCCGAGATGGCCTGCGTGGCACCGTTCGCGATGGACATGTTCGTGCCGGTCGAGGTGTCGGGTGAGACATTCGACGCGGTGGTGACGCGGACCTGGGAGGACTACCGCCGAGCGGCCCGCCACAGCCGCTACGACCCGGCGGCGGTGCGGCCGCTCGTTGCCGAGATCACCGCAGACCGCGGCACCAGGCCCGACCTTTCCGTGCTGGTCAACGACCTCCGGGCGAGCGCGCGGCCGCGATTGGCCACAGCCACGAGCCCGGTGGCGAGCACCTTCCGCTGGGGTGAGCCTTTCCGGCTGCCCGGGCTGACGCGCTACCTCGCCATCACCGACGACGCAGACGCCGTGACGCTTTCCCTGCTGGCGAACGGCGCGGCCCTGCCTCACGAGCGGCTTCCGGCATTCCTGCGCCGATTGGAAGGGCTGATCGTGGCTGCGGCGGACGGCGACACCATCGTCGGGACCAGGAGCGGGTGGTGA